The DNA window aatatttgcttcataaTACAACTAATCCATATAATACATCCCTTCCTCAACTGTCTAAAATGATTAGGAATTGTGGCACTTTCTTTAGCATAAAAccctttcctcttcttaaaacCCTGAGGTGAAAGGTTATTAATGTAATAAAACTAGAACCACAATTCTCATTTCTGTATTGGACTGCaattaggttttaaaaatttcataaagaAATGTGGCAACTTGTAAAGCTGCTCTATAGagtttaagaaaacattcccagaAACAACTTAACAAAAAGGGCCTAGAATGACCCTATGAAAACATCCCTTTAACACTTGTTAGTGTCGAGACGAGCGCCATTTTCCATCTCTACCACTGTCTCTTCTGTTATCATAGTCATGGCTCCAGCCATCGTGATTTCTCTCTTCATAGAAGAAATCATCTCTGCTTCCTCTGTAATGATGGTCGGACCCATGGTCAGTGTAACGCTGTTCACGGCTATAATGTCTATCCACTACATAGGGATGACAATTCTGTCTGACTTTTCGCTGTGATAATGGTGTATCTTGGCGCCACTGGGAGGTTGAAGACTGGTTAAAAGTGTGATTATGTGACTGAACTGATGGGGAAAATCCTGACTGATCCAGATGTGGAGAACCAAATTTCCCTCCATATGACATCTGTCTCAAAACATTGTTCATCTgagtgaagagaaaaagaaggaaatgtgttAACCACAAATATTTCTAGATAGCAAAGGCAACAGATATCAAGCCATGGTTAAACGAACACAATAATGGAAAAGCAAAATCATTCTTGCCAGCTGAATCTTAAGGTAAACACAACTAAAGTAGTACAATAGCTTCGTTAATTCCAATGTATACCTACAAGATATCTGTACATAACTACTACTCTTCGTCCTCCAGAATACAAtttagaagggaagaagtaatACAAAATGACTGTAATGTAAATCACTGTATGATGAACACATTAAAAGCAAAAGCTCAGTATCTTTAGGAAGGATTTAATGAAGGCGACATATGATCTGAGTATTAGAAGTatagatggaatttttttttttggccatgccgcacggcttgcaggatcttcgttccccaaccagggatcgaactcacaccctcggcaatgaaagcgtggagtcctaactactggatcaccagggaattccctggatggagttttttaaagaaaatattttaaggggGAGGTatgtcaaggaaagaaaattgcacaaacaaaaataacagggAAACACAGAATAGGTTCATAGAATAGCAAGTAATTCTGGCTAAGACAGGTTATAGATCTCATGATCCATGACTAATGGACGGTAGGCTAGAAAGGTTTATTGGAATCAGATAGTGGGAGCAAAAACACAaggctaggggcttccctggtggtgcagtggttgagagtctgcctgctaatgcaggggacacgggttcgagccctggtctgggaagatcccacatgccgcagagcaactgggtccgtgagccacaactgctgagcctgcgcgtctggagcctgtgctccgcaacaagagaggccacgatagtgagaggcccgcgcaccacgatgaagagtggcccccacttgccgcaactagaggaagccctcgcacagaaacgaagacccaacacagccaaaataaataaataaataaataaataataattaaaggtgctaataatttaaaaaaaaaacacaaggctagggcttccctggtggcgcagtggttaagaatccgcctgccaatgcaggggacacgggttcgagccctggtccgggaagatcccacatgccacagagcaactgagcccatgcgctgccataactactgagccttcactctagagcccgtgctccgcaacaagagaagccaccgcaatgagaagcccactagccgcaactagagaaagcccgcacgcagcaacgaagacccaatgcggccaaagataaataaataaaataataaatttatattaaaaaaatcaccaggAAGATAAGCAAAACAGAGTTATAATAGTATTTTGAAATGGTGTGTGAGATGGACTAGTGAGAAGAAAATAGACATAAGTACTAAGTGACTAGACAAGTGGTTCCCAAATTCTGCCTGTGGACAGACATTAACCaatgatggtttttttttaatggtctacagcaaaataaggaaaatatataacaTGTTTATAAGAGTTGATATCTCTTTATATTGgcctctcaattttattttatttcacttatatttttattctgcAGACCTGTGCAATACAAAAGCCTAGGGACCACAATTCAAGATTGTGATTtgggcaaagaaaataaaaaggaagaaacaaatgtaagaaaaagaaaaaaatgaaggatctGGAGACTGATCAAAGACAAAGATGCAACAGCAAAAGATACCTAAGATTTTATCACTGGTGatattattacagaaaaaaatggcatGTTCACAAGGGAGGTGGTCTAGAAGACTGTAGTATATTAACGTATTAAGTATTAAAGACAGTACATGATAAGAAGTTACTCGGCACAGGTTGCAAGAACATCAGAGAATGAGTATCCGATatttgcaacacacacacacatcacaccaacaatggttaaagaaaaatacaaatgtgaCAAGCAGTTCTTTTTATCttcaatcttttaaatatatatttcagccCAGTGAAAACTAAAATGAGTGATCTACAAAGATCATGCTAGTCTaactaaaatttaagaaatgaacTTAAGAATTAAGAATGAATGTTTGAACTAAGTACGAGTTTTTTGGCAACTCGGGTTGAAAAATCAGTTTACCACTGCGTGTCTCTGAAGATtttctgaagaagagaaagatctTTGAATTATCGGTGCTGATGGAGTCATGTTATCCACTGTCCTTTCGTACCTGTGAAAAGTTAAGAAAACCAACATagaatcattcattcagtaaatgtttactac is part of the Balaenoptera musculus isolate JJ_BM4_2016_0621 chromosome 8, mBalMus1.pri.v3, whole genome shotgun sequence genome and encodes:
- the RBM7 gene encoding RNA-binding protein 7 isoform X2 translates to MNLLNGIKLFGRPIKIQFRSGSSHASQEVSLSYPQHHVGSSSPTSTSPSRYERTVDNMTPSAPIIQRSFSSSENLQRHAVMNNVLRQMSYGGKFGSPHLDQSGFSPSVQSHNHTFNQSSTSQWRQDTPLSQRKVRQNCHPYVVDRHYSREQRYTDHGSDHHYRGSRDDFFYEERNHDGWSHDYDNRRDSGRDGKWRSSRH
- the RBM7 gene encoding RNA-binding protein 7 isoform X1, which encodes MGAAAAEADRTLFVGNLETKVTEELLFELFHQAGPVIKVKIPKDKDGKPKQFAFVNFKHEVSVPYAMNLLNGIKLFGRPIKIQFRSGSSHASQEVSLSYPQHHVGSSSPTSTSPSRYERTVDNMTPSAPIIQRSFSSSENLQRHAVMNNVLRQMSYGGKFGSPHLDQSGFSPSVQSHNHTFNQSSTSQWRQDTPLSQRKVRQNCHPYVVDRHYSREQRYTDHGSDHHYRGSRDDFFYEERNHDGWSHDYDNRRDSGRDGKWRSSRH